The Amycolatopsis sp. DG1A-15b genome contains the following window.
CGCCGAGTACCGCCGGATGTAGTCCTCCTGGCTGTTGCTGCCGTTGTTGAAGCAGTTGTCGTACTTGAGGTAGTCGACGCCCCAGCTCGCGAAGAGGTTCGCGTCGGCCTGTTCGTGGCCGAGGCTGCCGGGGTAGCTCTGGCACGTCATGGTGCCGGCGCTTTCGTAGATGCCGAACTTCATGCCGCGGGCGTGGATGTAGTCGCCGAGGGCCTTGAGGCCGCTGGGGAACTTCGCGGGATCGGCGACGAGGTTGCCCGCGCTGTCGCGGGAGCGGGTCATCCAGCAGTCGTCGAGGTTGACGTAGGTGTAGCCGCGGTCCCGCATCCCGGAGCCGACCATCAGATCGGTGGTCTGCTTCACCAGGGTCTCGTTGATGTTGCACTCGAAAGTGTTCCAGGTGTTCCAGCCCATCGGTGGCGTGCGGGCCAGGCCGTTCTCGAGGGCTTCGACCGGGCTCGTGATCGAGACGGCCGCTGCAGTGACTGTGACTGCTGCTGCGGTGGCGAGGACGCGGCGCATGGCGGCTCCAACCGGACGGCGTTGTGAGGCAGGAGGACTAGACCATGCAGCATCGGAGGTGACTTGTCAGCGGTCAAGGCCCCATGTTGGTGATTTGCGTTCGGCACCGACTAAAGTTGCGGGTCCTCTTGGAGGAGCCGCCGGGCGACGTCGACGGTCGCGGCCCCGGCGACGGCCATGGCTTCGGTGTCCCGCAGCGAGCGGCAGAGGACGAAGGCGCCTTCGAGGTTGTTGACGGTGGTGATGGTGAGGGCCCGGGCCGCTTCCCGGGTCAGGCCGAATCGCGCGAACTTCTCGGTCCCGGCGTCGATCCAGGCGGTGAAGACGTCGGCGGTGGCTTTCCGCAGCGGTTCGTTGGTGGCGGCGACCTCGAGGGCAACGGTCGCGATCGGGCAGCCCTCGACGTAGTCCGTGGCTTCGAGGGTCGCGATCCCGGCGGCGAAGAAGGCTTCGATGCCGCTGACGAGGTCCGCGGCGGGCGCGATGAAGAGGTCGAACAGGGCGATGTAGGCGAGCCCGGAAGTCCGGATGACCTCTTCGCCGAGCTGCTCTTTGCCGCCGGGGAAGAAGTGGTAGAGGGACCCGAAGGGCGCGTTGGCCTCGGCGACGACCTGCTTCAGGCCGGTACCGGCGTAGCCGTTGCGCCGGAAGAGCTCGGCGCCGGCGGCCATGATGCGTTCCTTGGTCCCTGCCACCTCTCGATGATAGAGCGTTCTATCAACTCAGTGCAGGTCCCAGGCCGGCCCCGGCTCCTCGGCGTCGTCCCGCAGGATCGTGCCCTCGATCAGCCCGTACGGCCGGTCCGCCGCGTAGAACACCTCGTTGTCGTTCTTCAGCGCGAACGGGCTCAAGTCCACCAGGAAGTGGTGTTTGTTCGGCAGCGACAACCGCACCTCGGCCACTTCCGGCCGCACCTCGAGCACCGCCGACCCCATCGCGTACAGCGTCTGCTGCAGGGAAAGGCTGTGCTTCGTCGCGAACGTCTCCAGCATCACCCGCCGGATCTCGCGGTGCGATTCCGCCCAGTCGATGCCCTCGCCCTGGTAGCGCCACTTCGCCGTGACGGCCGTCGCCAAGATCCGGTCGCCGGTCTCCGCCAGCGTGGTGTACTCGTCGCGGGGGAAGCCGTGGAACTCCGAACCCGTGGACTTCAGCAGGGTCAGGCCGTCGATGCCGGACACGACCCACGCGCGCCCGTCCTGGAGCGTCACCGCCGTCGTGCGGCGCTCGTCGCCGGACCGGCTGAACGCGTGGTCGTGCGGCTCGCCGCCGACGGCGATCCGGTCCCAGCCGTGCTCGTCGACCTTGATGCGCGCGCCCGTGATGTTCTCCTGCGTGCCGGTGAAGTGGCGGGCCAGGCGCAGGCCGAAGTCCTCGATCTCGCCGACCGGCGCCTCCTTCGCGAAGGCGTACACGGTGTTCTTCTGCGTGTCGGTCGCCAGCACCCCGGCGTTGTCGCCGGTGAGGTGCGTCGCGGCCAGCTCGCCGCGCAGGGACGTCGACACCGTGAGGTCCTTCAGGTGGTGCACCGGGCCGTCGCGGCGCACCGTGACCAGGCGGACCTCCGCCTTGCCGTACTGGTTGGGGCCCAGGGTGATGGCCACGGTCAGCTCCCTCGGTAGGTCGAATAGGCGAACGGGCTG
Protein-coding sequences here:
- the pucL gene encoding factor-independent urate hydroxylase, translating into MAITLGPNQYGKAEVRLVTVRRDGPVHHLKDLTVSTSLRGELAATHLTGDNAGVLATDTQKNTVYAFAKEAPVGEIEDFGLRLARHFTGTQENITGARIKVDEHGWDRIAVGGEPHDHAFSRSGDERRTTAVTLQDGRAWVVSGIDGLTLLKSTGSEFHGFPRDEYTTLAETGDRILATAVTAKWRYQGEGIDWAESHREIRRVMLETFATKHSLSLQQTLYAMGSAVLEVRPEVAEVRLSLPNKHHFLVDLSPFALKNDNEVFYAADRPYGLIEGTILRDDAEEPGPAWDLH
- a CDS encoding TetR/AcrR family transcriptional regulator, with translation MAAGAELFRRNGYAGTGLKQVVAEANAPFGSLYHFFPGGKEQLGEEVIRTSGLAYIALFDLFIAPAADLVSGIEAFFAAGIATLEATDYVEGCPIATVALEVAATNEPLRKATADVFTAWIDAGTEKFARFGLTREAARALTITTVNNLEGAFVLCRSLRDTEAMAVAGAATVDVARRLLQEDPQL